Genomic window (Oncorhynchus mykiss isolate Arlee chromosome 21, USDA_OmykA_1.1, whole genome shotgun sequence):
cacgcgcacgcacgcacacacccaccaAAAACCCTCCAAACCACTCCACACACTGTCCAAAGCCTTGCATCGTACTCCAGATGTTACTCTGATGGTCTCTTCCTGAGCAGGGCCAGACGGGACTCATCCTGTCTAGGCATGGAACACCAGAATACCAGAACctacactgtaaaaaaatatCTTGTTGATTCAACTAATTATTATTTAGTAACTGGTTCCAtagcttttttgtttgtttagtgttacCTGAACTAAAAGTGTTTAGTTGTCCCAAACTTAGCTCCAACTTGAGAAAACTCTGTAACACATTTGGTTAAGGACACCCCAACATTCTAATAGTGCTTTTAACATACAATGTTTTCAGTTTACCTATTTGACACATATTGAcataatactgaacaaaaatataaatgcaacatgtattCATTtaattgattttactgagttacagttcatatgaggaaatcagtcttgatatattgatataaattaatttggccctaatctatggatttcacatgactgggaatacagatatgcatctgtttgtaacagatacctttaaaaaatgggcctcacaatggccCTCATGATCTGGTCccagtatttttgtgcattcaaaaaTTATGCTGGAGGCAGtttctctgtcaacagctctggtggacattcctgcaatcagcatgccaattgcacgctccctcaaaacttgagacatctgtggcactgtgttgggtgacaaaactgcacattttaaagtggccatTATTTGCCATTATTGGccccagcagaaggtgcacctgtgtaatgataatgctgtttaacaatcttcttgatatgccacacctgtcaggtggatggattatcttggcaaaggagtaacgctcactaacagggaaaTCAACACATTTGAAACAGTGACTCAACTCACTCAAATCGAGTATAGCGGGGAAAAGCCTGGCACGACGTGATGCACCcatcctagggacggcatgggagAGCGCaagcaagccagtgactcagcccccataataaggtcagaggcagagaattccAGTGGAGAGTAGATTCATGTTCTGATACTAAAACAAGGAGTGAATGAGTGTGCTTCTTCTCCTGTAGCTAGTGTTACACTACAGCATAAACTGTAAAATTCCATTGTTTCTTCACTCTCCACTCACTCTCAACAGGCCTCCTTGAAAATTTCGGAACTTTCAGAATTTTGTCAATGTCTTTGTCCTAGTCACCAACAGGCCTCCATGAAAGTTGGTAACTAGGACATTGGGAAACTTCTGAAGGGGACTATTTTAATGGCAGTAGCCGTTCAAAGTAGCAGGGTTCCATAGAAGTCAGGAAGAGAACACACACTCTGCGACTGTGGCTGAGAACAAGGGTCcatgagggaggagagaaagagaggatttACAGATTGCCTGTGGATGGGGGCCAGGAAAAACTGGCCCATAGGTCTTAGCCATGTTATAGTGGATGTTTCTGGGGAGGCTGGGAGCTGGAAGGGTTTCAGCTCAGCTTCCTCACTCCCGGCCTGGGACCACCGATTGGTCTATCTGGGGCCTAGGGATGTCACTGAAATAAATAACAGTCTTTAAACACATTGGTGAGCGcagatgcagacacacacacacacacacacacacacacacacacacacacacacacacacacacacacacacacacacacacacactctgatgtgcacattcacacaaactcagcaaaaaaagaaacagacctttttcaggaccctgtctttcaaagataattcgtaaaaatacaaataacttcacagatcttcactgtaaagggtttaacctctagcgtcgagcaatcccgtatccgggagcttaatcatagcctcaagctcattaccataacgcaacgtttcctattcatgaaaatcgcaaatgaaatgaaataaatatattgaaacacaagcttagccttttgttaacaacactgtcatctcagattttcaaaatatgcttttcaaccaaagctacacaagcatttgtgtaagagtattgatagcctagcatagcattaagcctagcattcagcaggcaacattttcacaaaaacaagaaaagcattcaaataaaataattgacctttgaagaacttcggatgttttcaatgacgactcttagttagatagcaaatgttatttttttccaaaaatattatttgtgtagacaaaatagctccgttttgttcatcacgtttggctaagaaaaagaccggaaaatgcagtcacttacaacgccaaacttttttccaaattacctccataatatcgacagaaacatggcaaacgttgtttagaatcaatcttcaaggtgtttttcacatatctattcgataatctatcagtggtggcagttggcttctcatcagaagcaaacggaaaaatactgcagctgtagattacgcaataattgcgacggaggacatcaagcgaccacctggtagatgtagtctcttatggtcaatcttccaatgatatgcctacaaatacgtcacaatgctgtcgacaccTTGGGGAAGCGACAGAAAGCCTAAGCTCATCcgtggcccattcacagccatataaggagtcattggcatgaggcggtttcaaaaaatgcggcacttcctgattggatttttatctggtttttttctgtaacatcagttctgtggcactcacagacaatatctttgccgTTTTGGAaacgtgttttctttccaaagctgtcaattatatgcatagttgagcatcttttcgtgacaaaatatattgtttaaaacgggaacgtttttcatccaaaaatgtaaatagcgccccctatatccaagaagttaaacactgtttcccatgcttgttcaatgaaccataaacaattaatgaacatgcacctgtggaacggtcattaagacactaatagcttacagacggtaggcaattaaggtcacagttatgaaaactatggacactaaagaggcctttcaactgactctgaaaaacaccaaaagaaagatgcccagggtccctgctcatctgcgtgaacgtgccttaggcaggctgcaaggaggcatgaggactgcagatgtggccggggcaatacatttcaatgtccgtactgtgagatgcctaagacagcgctgcagggagacaggatggacagctgatcgtcctcgcagtgggaGAACACgtttaacaacacctgcacaggatcggtacatccgaacatcacacctgcgggacaggtataggatggcaacaacaactgcccgagttacaccaggaacacagaatccctccatcagtgctcagactgtccgcaataggctgagagaggctgtactgagggcttgtaggcctgttgtaaggcaggacctcaccagacatcaccggcaataaCGTTGCctttgggcacaaacccaccgttgctggaccagacaggactggcaaaaagtgctcttcactgacgagtcgcggttttgtctcaccgggggtgatggtcggatttgcgtttagtGTCAAAGGAacgagcgttacaccgaggcctgtactctggagcgggatcggtttggaggtggagggtccgtcatggtctggggaggtgtgtcacagcatcatcggactaagcttgttttcattgcaggaaatctcaatgctgtgcgttacagggaagacatcctcctccctcatgtggtacccttcctgcaggctcatcctgacatgaccctccagcatgacaatgccaccagccatactgctcgttctgtgcgggatttcctgcaagacaggaatgtcagtgttctgccatggccagcaaagagcccggatctcaatcccattgagcacgtctgggacctgttggatcggagggcgaGGGCTAggtccattccccccagaaatgttgggaacttgcaggtgccttggtggaagagtggggtaacatctcacagcaagaactggcaaatctggtgcagtccatgaggaggagatgcactgcagtacttaatgcagctggtggccacactgttacttttgattttgacccccccttctttcagggacacattattcaatttctgttagtcacatgtctgtggaacttgttcagtttatgtctcagttgttgaatcttgttatgttcatacacatatttacacatgttacgtTTGCtggaaataaacgcagttgacagtgagaggacatttctttttttttgctgagtttgtgtatgcctaatacagtatatgcacaaaaacacacatacacaatatctCAAAAACACTAAATACACTGTAGCTATTAAACTTTCTCACACGATCTCCTTGTGCCTCGACTCCATTCAACACTCTATCTTCCCAGTCCACAAATGGTTATGCTTCTTTTATAGATAACAATACATTTCAGTGGTTAAAGAAATGATTGTAATCAGCAGAGTAAGTATCTCTGTCCATTCTCCATTCTGAATGGCctataaaaaaaaagttaaacattAATGTGTCgtgatgatgtcacagtgacTGATTCAACTCTCATATGGTTTGTGTCAGACTCGGCTCAATGCTTATAATTAGTGGATCTTGTGATAAAGTCCTTGACATTGTGGAAGGGTTTTTAGAGTCTGTATTCTAGCCTAGCGAGGGACTTAAAGGATAGTTGTTAGATGCCTGTTTGCAGACACCCTATTGAGAGTATTTAAAGAGGAACTAGCGAGGGCaggagagactgatagagagtAGGAGGGCCTGTTAGAGGGAAGGAAAGACTGATAGAGAGTAGGAGGGCCTGTTAGAGGGCaggagagactgatagagagtaggagagaggtgTTAGAGGGCAGGAGGGCATGTTAGAGGGTAGGAGAGTCTGATAGAGAGTAGGAGAGGTGTTAGAGGGTAGGAGGGACTGTTAGAGGGCAGGAGAGACTGTTAGAGGGTAGGAGGGACTGTTAGAGGGCAGGAGGGACTGTTAGAGGGCAGGAGGGCCTGTTAGAGGGCAGGGGGGACTGTTAGAGGGCAGGAGGGACTGttagagggcaggagagaggtgTTAGAGGGGGAAGGATGTATTAGAGAGGGTAGGTGTTAGGGGGGAGGGGGTGTTAGAGGGGGGGAATAGTGATCATTAAACACCATCCAAACACTTGGAGCCATAAAACTGCCATAAAACTGAGTTCTGCCGTGGTCCCCCGGTTTAACGTTTGTCAACGCGGGGGACAAATGGACTCAGGTCACTGCTTGATTAGAGTTTCACTGCACTGCAGCTCGAGCTGTCAGCACGTGTTGGAGGAGGGCTCGACAACTCTCTACCACCTCCTTTTCCTCAATCCAAAAACCTGGTCCTTTTTCTATGGCTCAGAGGAACccagatgtgtgttttgtcttccATTCCACCAGAGAAGTGTACCTTTATGGCTTTGAGACCCTGACAGCCCTAGACCCAGCTCCTACACCACAATTTCCCCTAACCCTCAACCCACGGCAATTtcaatatgtcggaggaaaccAAAGGgctgtgtgcacatgtgtgttttATCGTCCGGTGCATCAGAGAAGCCTTTCCTGACTCTGTGTACCATTTGCCAATTTCAAAAAAATGAGCTCATAGTGACTCTTCTACGTCCTCCCCAGACTGATACCTCCTCCCCAGACTGATACGTCCTCCCCAGACTGATACCTCCTCCCCAGACTGATACGTCCTCCCCAGACTGATACCTTCGCCCCAGACTGATACCTCCTCCCCAGACTGATACCTCCTCCCCAGACTGATACGTCCTCCGCAGACTGATGTGTCCTCCCCAGACTGATGTGTCCTCCCCAGACTGATACCTCCTCCCCAGACTGTTACCTCCTCCCCAGACTGATACCTCCTCCCCAGACTGATACCTCCTCCCCAGACTGATACGTCCTCCCCAGACTGCTACTTCCTCCCAAGAATGCTACTTCCTCCCAAGACTGCTACTTCCTCCCCAGACTGATACCTCCTCCCCAGACTGACACCTCCTCCCCAGACTGATACGTCCTCCCCAGACTGATACGTCCTCCCCAGACTGATACGTCCTCCCCAGACTGATACCTCCTCCCCAGATTGATACGTCCTCCCCAGACTGATACGTCCTCCCCAGACTGATACCTCCTCCCCAGACTGATACCTCCTCCCCAGACTGATACGTCCTCCCCAGACTGACACCTCCTCCCGAGACTGATATGTCCTCCCCAGACTGATACCTCCTCCCCAAACTGATACCTCCTCCCCAGACTGATACCTCCTCCCGAGACTGATATGTCCTCCCCAGACTGATACCTCCTCCCCAAACTGATACCTCCTCCCCAGACTGATACCTCCTACCCAGACTGATACCTCCTACCCAGACTGATACCTCCTCCCCAGACTGATACCTCCTCCCCAGACTGACACCTCCTCCCCAGACCGATACCTCCTCCCCAGACTGCTACCTCCTCCCGAGACTGATACGTCCTCCCCAGACTGACACCTCCTCCCCAGACTGATATGTCCTCCCCAGACTGACACCTCCTCCCCAAACTGATACCTCCTCCCCAGACTGATACCTCCTCCCGAGACTGATATGTCCTCCCCAGACTGATACCTCCTCCCCAAACTGATACCTCCTCCCCAGACTGATACCTCCTACCCAGACTGATACCTCCTACCCAGACTGATACCTCCTCCCCAGACTGATACCTCCTCCCCAGACTGACACCTCCTCCCCAGACCGATACCTCCTCCCCAGACTGCTACCTCCTCCCGAGACTGATACGTCCTCCCCAGACTGATACCTCCTCCCCAGACTGATACGTCCTCCCCAGACTGATACCTTCGCCCCAGACTGATACCTCCTCCCCAGACTGATACCTCCTCCCCAGACTGATACGTCCTCCGCAGACTGATGTGTCCTCCCCAGACTGATGTGTCCTCCCCAGACTGATACCTCCTCCCCAGACTGTTACCTCCTCCCCAGACTGATACCTCCTCCCCAGACTGATACCTCCTCCCCAGACTGATACCTCCTCCCCAGACTGATACGTCCTCCCCAGACTGCTACTTCCTCCCAAGAATGCTACTTCCTCCCAAGACTGCTACTTCCTCCCCAGACTGATACCTCCTCCCCAGACTGACACCTCCTCCCCAGACTGATACGTCCTCCCCAGACTGATACGTCCTCCCCAGACTGATACGTCCTCCCCAGACTGATACCTCCTCCCCAGACTGATATCTCCTCCCCAGACTGATACGTCCTCCCCAGACTGACACCTCCTCCCGAGACTGATATGTCCTCCCCAGACTGATACCTCCTCCCCAAACTGATACCTCCTCCCCAGACTGATACCTCCTACCCAGACTGATACCTCCTACCCAGACTGATACCTCCTCCCCAGACTGATACCTCCTCCCCAGACTGACACCTCCTCCCCAGACCGATACCTCCTCCCCAGACTGCTACCTCCTCCCGAGACTGATACGTCCTCCCCAGACTGACACCTCCTCCCCAGACTGATATGTCCTCCCCAGACTGACACCTCCTCCCCAGACCAATACCTCCTCCCCAGACTGCTACCTCCCCCCCAGACTGATATGTCCTCCCCAGACTGCTACCTCCTCTCCAGACTGATACCTCCTCCCCAGGCGTATCGGTCCTCCCTAGACTGATACCTCCTCCCCAGACTGATACCTCCCCCCCAGACTGATACCTCCTCTCCAGACTGATACCTCCTCCCCAGACTGCTACCTCCCCCCCAGACTGCTACTTCCTCCCCAGACTGATACCTCCCCCCCAGACTGATACCTCTCCCCCAGACTGATGCGTCCTCCCCAGACTGATACGTCCTCTCCAGACTGAAACCTCCTCTCCAGACTGATACCTCCTCCCCAGACTGCTACCTCCCCCCCAGACTGCTACTTCCTCCCCAGACTGCTACTTCCTCCCCAGACTGCTACTTCCTCCCCAGACTGCTGCCTCCCCCCCAGACTGATACCTCCCCCCCAGACTGATACGTCCTCCCCAGACTGATACGTCCTCCCCAGACTGCTACCTCCCCCCCAGACTGCTACTTCCTCCCCAGACTGCTACTTCCTCCCCAGACTGCTACTTCCTCCCCAGACTGCTACCTCCCCCCCAGACTGATACGTCCTCCCCAGACTGATACGTCCTACCCAGACTGATACCTCCTCCCCAGGCGTATCAGTCCTCCCTAGACTGCTCctgcacaaccccccccccccagtttggTTGGCAACACAGTCTCCATTAACTCATGCCTTGTTTTCATTACAGAACCCTGAGGCCCTTTCCTGTGCAGGGCCTTGGCCACTTTCTCTGCTTCCATATCAAAAGGAGCGTTATTAGCAAGGTGAGTGGAATGATTGTTGCTATCATGGTTGAAAATGCAATGTGAGCTAGGCTGGTATCTTCTCTCTTGCTTAAGGCTATAGCGTCAGTGTCGGATGACACATTTTATGAGCGAAAGGAATCTTAATTTGATTCCAAAGGACAGATAAGCGAGTGGGGAATGCAGTATTTAGAAAATGTATTACATGTGggtgtacacacgcacacacacacacacacacacacacacacacacacacacacacacacacacacccattgaGGATATCCATTCAAGCCTTTCGTTACTTCCATTTAACAGACATGCTCGTTAAGCAAAAAGTGTTCATGTTCTCTCTGATAAAACAGAGATGTGAAAGACGGAccaaagaaaagagagaaagctTCAGCTATGGACTGAAAGGAGACCAAGGGGAACAGAGTGGTGGGCTATTGGAACACAGACAGGTCTTTGTCTGGTAATTCTCCTGCTTGTGGAATTAATGAAGAAAACCAAAACATTTTGAAGTGTCATAACTGAATATCTGCCTTGAAGGCCTGGTGGGatggtgtgtttttgtgtgtgtatgtttgtgtgtgtttgtgcctgggtgtgtgtgcctgtgtgtgtgtgtgtgtgtgtgtgtgtgtgtgtgtgtgtgtgcgcctgtgtgtgtgtgcctgtgtgtgtgtgtgtgcctgtgtgtgtgtgttgttggagGGTAGCGGATATGGGGGGTAGGGGACATGGGGGGGTATGGCTGGGTCCCAAGCTATTTCCATAAACTGACTTATGAAAACCTTACGACACACTCTTAGAAAGATAAATATACACAGTGCAGTGCACTTCCCCCAGCCTTCCCCGATACACTCACAGgcatccccctccccccctctctctcacacacacacacacacacacacacacacacacacacacacacacacacacacacactgagaacccCCCACCTCTTCCAAAAACATAATTATTTTGTTAAatttcctccctctttctttcgcTCATTCCCCttttgccctccctccctccctccctccctccctccctccctccctccctccctccctccctccctccctccctatcttccCACTCCCTCTCTGAAATCTAGGGACAATCTGCAAGCACTCAACACCGGCACAGAACTCTGTTAGCAGGGAAGACTGAggtagttggagagagagagagaggtttggagAGGTATTGTGCAGATGAAGAGAGAAAAGTTtggatgagaagaaaaaaaacaagaaacaaataGTAAAAAAgttgaagaggagaaagagaaaaaagaagaagaaaaagcgaGGATTTGAAAAGTAAAGCTGTGGAGAGGGAACTAACAATGGGCTCCCCAGTGCGCTGCGCTGCTGCTGTAGTTGTCTCACTACTGGGTCTCCTCTACTATAGTCCCCCTGTATGGGGCCAGGAGCTACAGGAGAGGGACGCTCTGTGCAACGAGGACGGCTGCTTCGTGGTCTACTTCCAGCGCAAGACCTTCCTGGACTCCTGGAGGAGCTGCAAGGAGAAGGGAGGCAACCTGGCCACAGTCAAACTCCAAGAGGGGGCTGACACTATCGCTGCTCTCTTCTCCAGCGTGGAGCTACGGGGCCTCAGAACCAAGGTCCGGGTGTGGATTGGTCTCCAGAGACAGCCTCGCCAGTGTACCGCCTCTCGCCCTCTCCGTGGGTTCTCCTGGATTACGGGTGACCAGGATACCCAGTACACCAACTGGCTGAGGGACGACTCACCCAGTACCTGTTCGGCCCCGCGCTGTGTGGTTATGACCTATGGCACAGCCGCCCACGAGCAGCATGATAATTTTAAATGGCTGGACGGCTCGTGTTCGGTGCCCGTGGATGGCTACTTGTGCCACTACACCTACAAGGGCATGTGCCCTGCTATTTGGAGCGAGGGGGGCAGCAATGCCCTCTATAGTACCCCCTTCAGTCTCCTCAGTAGCCTTCTTACCCACGTGCCCTTTGGATCTGTAGCCACGGTGCCCTGCCCGGGGGGCACCGAGGAGCAGTCAGTGCTGTGTGTGCTGAGGGAGGATGGCACTGTGGGGTGGTCCAGGGAGACGCCCCTCTGCTCCGACACCACAGAGAAGAGCTGGTGTGATCGGGACAATGGAGGCTGCGAGCATTTCTGCCAGGAGGCCAGGGAACACTACTACTGTGAGTGCTCGGACGGCTTTCAGCTCGGTGACGACGGGCAGACATGTGTTGCTGTCGACCCGTGCCACAGTGCCCCCTGTGAGTTCGAATGCCTTCCGCTGTCGGACGGCTACCGCTGTGCCTGCCCCGAAGGATACATGCTGGACCCGGATGAGCGTGGTTGCCTGGATGTAGATGAGTGCCTGCAGAGTCCCTGCGAGCAGCTGTGCGTCAACGCACAGGGAACCTTTGAGTGCCGCTGCCGCCAGGGCTACCGGCATGACCAGGAGGGCGACTGTGAGGATGTGGACGAGTGCATGGATGACCCCTGTGAGCACGCCTGCGAGAACACGCCTGGCTCCCACATCTGCCACTGCCACCTGGGCTTCTCCCCCCTGCCCGAGGACCCCTCCCACTGCCAGGACACCGACGAGTGTCAGATCCCTGGGACATGTCAGCAGATGTGTGTGAACTACGAGGGGGGCTTCGAGTGTTACTGCGAGGTGGGCTACGAGCTACTCTCTGACCAATTCTCCTGCAGGAAGATAGGAGAGGACTCACCCACCGCAGTCACGCCCTCGTACCCCTGGGTCACCGGCCAACCTGGTTCCAAGTGGGACCCCCAGCAGACTTACACCGACTGGCCCCTGGAGGAGGAAGAGTCCCTGGACTGGCTCACAGACCCTCCCAGGCTGGAAAGTGACATCATCTGGGTCACCAGCGCACCCCAGGAGGAGCCAGTCCTAAACCACAACCCATTCCTGCCCTCCCCCACGGAAGAGcccgaggaggaggaagaggaggaggaggaggaggaggaagaagaggaggagtataCACCTGGCTGGGACATCATGAATTGGAATGTCCCTGCCAAGGTCCAGCCAGAGTTGGAACCcatgcccagtctctctcccagccccACATCCGACACAATCCCCACCCCAACACCCACATATGACAGGTATTGGTTTGAGGAGGATGAAGAGACCACTACCAGTCCCTCAGTCCTCCCCACCTCCACTATCTCAGGAGGGGCCTGGAACTGGTTCTGGATCAGTTCCACCCCCACCAGCCAGGACCAAGGACTTACAACGTGGCAGGAGCCAATCACTGACCAGTATGTCCCCGCATCCAACTATGATGAAGCTGATGAGAATGAGGAAGTGGGGGTAATTGACGATGGGTGGGTGACATCCTCCCCAGAGATGAACCAGGACCCAGGCCAGCACACCCCCTCCCTGCCTTCTCCCCTGGCTCCTCAAACCCCCCTCACACCCAACCAGggagtggtggaggtggagagggaggatgagagggagccGCCCCAGGAGGATGtgttggaggtggagggggaggatgagagggggcCGCCCCAGGAGgatgtggtggaggtggtggatgaGAGGGGGCCGCCCCAGGAGgatgtggtggaggtggtggatgaGAGGGGGCCGCCCCAGGAGGacgtg
Coding sequences:
- the LOC110500725 gene encoding uncharacterized protein LOC110500725, coding for MGSPVRCAAAVVVSLLGLLYYSPPVWGQELQERDALCNEDGCFVVYFQRKTFLDSWRSCKEKGGNLATVKLQEGADTIAALFSSVELRGLRTKVRVWIGLQRQPRQCTASRPLRGFSWITGDQDTQYTNWLRDDSPSTCSAPRCVVMTYGTAAHEQHDNFKWLDGSCSVPVDGYLCHYTYKGMCPAIWSEGGSNALYSTPFSLLSSLLTHVPFGSVATVPCPGGTEEQSVLCVLREDGTVGWSRETPLCSDTTEKSWCDRDNGGCEHFCQEAREHYYCECSDGFQLGDDGQTCVAVDPCHSAPCEFECLPLSDGYRCACPEGYMLDPDERGCLDVDECLQSPCEQLCVNAQGTFECRCRQGYRHDQEGDCEDVDECMDDPCEHACENTPGSHICHCHLGFSPLPEDPSHCQDTDECQIPGTCQQMCVNYEGGFECYCEVGYELLSDQFSCRKIGEDSPTAVTPSYPWVTGQPGSKWDPQQTYTDWPLEEEESLDWLTDPPRLESDIIWVTSAPQEEPVLNHNPFLPSPTEEPEEEEEEEEEEEEEEEEYTPGWDIMNWNVPAKVQPELEPMPSLSPSPTSDTIPTPTPTYDRYWFEEDEETTTSPSVLPTSTISGGAWNWFWISSTPTSQDQGLTTWQEPITDQYVPASNYDEADENEEVGVIDDGWVTSSPEMNQDPGQHTPSLPSPLAPQTPLTPNQGVVEVEREDEREPPQEDVLEVEGEDERGPPQEDVVEVVDERGPPQEDVVEVVDERGPPQEDVVEGEDEREPPQEDLVEGDDEREPPQEDVVEGEDERGPPQEDLVEGEDERGLPQEDVVEGERKDERGPPQEDVGEMEGEDEDERGPLQEDVVEVEGEDERGPPQEDLVEVEGEDERGPLQEDVVGVEDEREPPQEDVEDEREPPQEDEGEPPQEDESIQKQDGANWLLVGLLVPLCIFIVVMVALGIVYCTRCAVTPRNKSATDCYHWISGAHDKQGALNPSKGMQSHV